Proteins encoded by one window of Vibrio algicola:
- a CDS encoding YegP family protein yields the protein MSGKFEMYTDAAGEFRFRLKAGNGQNILASEGYTTKASCENGIESVKTNAPDDSRFERKETASGKHMFNLKAGNHQVIGTSQSYASIASRDNGIESVKTNAPSAQVEDLT from the coding sequence ATGTCTGGAAAGTTTGAAATGTATACAGATGCTGCTGGTGAGTTTCGTTTTCGCTTGAAAGCCGGAAATGGTCAGAATATTTTAGCCAGTGAAGGATACACAACAAAAGCCAGTTGTGAGAACGGTATTGAATCGGTAAAAACCAATGCACCTGATGATTCAAGATTTGAGCGAAAAGAAACCGCGTCAGGAAAGCACATGTTTAATCTAAAGGCTGGCAATCACCAAGTAATAGGCACCAGTCAATCTTATGCAAGCATAGCATCAAGAGATAATGGTATTGAGTCTGTGAAAACGAATGCACCTAGTGCACAAGTCGAAGATCTCACATAA
- a CDS encoding DUF4113 domain-containing protein, with translation MGDALNQRYGTDSVFLVVQGFDEKWAMWRERLSPHYTTWWEGSADCEVLV, from the coding sequence ATGGGGGATGCACTGAATCAGCGTTATGGAACCGATAGCGTGTTCTTGGTTGTGCAAGGGTTCGACGAAAAATGGGCAATGTGGCGAGAAAGGTTGTCGCCTCACTATACGACATGGTGGGAGGGATCTGCCGATTGTGAGGTGTTAGTGTAA
- a CDS encoding PD-(D/E)XK nuclease superfamily protein, translated as MKELNTFQSVNERDVDLLVLEELNVSDSFAQWFVCRVREEITSIKTLGAWHSVVDTNLGESDLVYIYQSDDLSSQAILIENKIDASAQAQQGEIYRLRGNRGLEDGLWQDFRTCIIAPKAYIARNAEPYDAAISYEEIMVYLAAQGDKRGLYKAQTLRDAIEKNRRGYVATVCIKTTDFAQKYLAYASEHFPQLNPEQPKPRANGHDWIHFYPEPINKKIRIIHQIYGKVIKLQFLGQADNFDDIKSHFEGLECSGYRIIKSGKSVNIETPLPEISIAEQSFDSVLEEIGIALNKAQQLHSWMENYHSV; from the coding sequence ATGAAAGAACTAAACACATTTCAGAGTGTTAATGAACGTGATGTTGATTTATTAGTGCTAGAGGAGCTTAATGTTTCCGACTCATTTGCTCAATGGTTTGTTTGTCGTGTTCGCGAAGAAATAACCTCAATAAAAACGCTCGGTGCTTGGCACTCGGTCGTAGATACTAACCTAGGCGAGTCAGACTTAGTTTATATCTATCAATCAGATGACTTATCTTCACAAGCAATACTTATTGAAAACAAGATAGATGCTTCAGCTCAGGCTCAACAAGGAGAGATATATAGACTTAGGGGTAACAGAGGTCTAGAAGATGGTCTTTGGCAAGATTTTAGAACATGTATCATTGCTCCAAAGGCATATATCGCTCGAAATGCTGAGCCATACGACGCTGCTATTTCATACGAAGAAATAATGGTTTACCTTGCTGCCCAAGGTGATAAGCGAGGACTCTATAAGGCACAGACATTAAGAGATGCTATTGAAAAAAACAGAAGGGGTTACGTTGCGACGGTTTGCATTAAAACAACAGATTTTGCACAAAAATACTTAGCTTATGCCTCAGAACATTTTCCTCAATTGAATCCTGAGCAACCCAAACCCCGAGCTAATGGGCACGACTGGATTCATTTCTATCCCGAACCAATAAATAAAAAAATACGAATCATTCACCAGATCTACGGCAAAGTCATCAAGTTGCAGTTTCTAGGCCAAGCAGACAACTTTGACGATATCAAAAGTCACTTTGAAGGTTTGGAATGTAGTGGATATCGAATAATAAAGTCGGGAAAATCAGTAAATATAGAAACACCATTACCTGAAATATCAATCGCAGAACAGAGTTTTGACTCAGTATTGGAAGAAATTGGTATCGCTCTAAATAAAGCCCAGCAGTTGCATTCGTGGATGGAAAATTACCATTCTGTGTGA
- a CDS encoding MepB family protein — MLDRYPQNSKYEALEFSIDGKKILYRKGNVTPDRPGNFLSIWKRPDENSTDPRRTMPYEEHDLDYLFVEVSDCDISKRGIYIFPLTALIDKGVVTSNKAKGKMAFRVFPPWTSSRGELKSKVFSDSAKKTQRWQSHFFLWIEDNEIVDLEKFNNIFSSLS, encoded by the coding sequence GTGTTAGATCGATATCCTCAGAATAGTAAGTATGAAGCTCTTGAATTCTCAATAGATGGAAAAAAAATTCTTTATAGAAAGGGGAATGTTACACCAGATAGACCAGGTAATTTTCTATCAATATGGAAGAGACCTGATGAAAATAGTACCGATCCGAGAAGGACGATGCCTTACGAAGAGCATGATTTAGATTATCTTTTTGTTGAGGTTAGTGATTGCGACATATCGAAGAGAGGTATTTATATCTTCCCGTTGACTGCTTTGATTGATAAGGGAGTTGTAACCTCAAATAAAGCTAAAGGAAAAATGGCCTTCAGAGTTTTTCCGCCGTGGACTTCAAGCCGTGGAGAGTTGAAATCTAAAGTTTTTTCCGATTCAGCAAAGAAAACTCAGAGGTGGCAGAGTCATTTCTTTTTATGGATTGAAGATAATGAGATTGTTGACTTAGAAAAATTCAATAATATTTTCAGCAGTTTAAGTTAG
- a CDS encoding tyrosine-type recombinase/integrase, with protein sequence MVVFKKTKRSGVKKPFRLEEIWRIRTRLEIENSLMQLALLNLAIDSKLRASDLLSLRVCDVSSQDMIFSRVKHIQRKTDIEVQFEITTRTQQSLMKWILISSLNASDFLFPSQRRQQQPISYSYYRYLVRKWASDLGLDSNLYGTHSMRRTKATLVYAKTKNIRAVQLLLGHTKVDNTIRYLGVELEDALLLSEGTDC encoded by the coding sequence ATGGTGGTTTTCAAAAAAACAAAACGAAGTGGCGTCAAAAAGCCTTTTCGGCTTGAGGAAATTTGGCGGATCAGAACCAGACTAGAGATTGAAAATAGTTTGATGCAGCTTGCACTACTTAACTTAGCTATTGATAGCAAACTTAGAGCTAGTGACTTGCTCTCGCTCAGGGTTTGCGATGTATCTTCGCAAGATATGATATTTAGTCGTGTTAAGCATATTCAGCGCAAAACAGACATTGAAGTTCAATTTGAAATAACGACAAGAACTCAACAAAGTCTAATGAAATGGATTTTGATTTCTTCGCTAAACGCCAGCGATTTTCTTTTTCCAAGCCAAAGACGACAGCAACAACCAATTAGCTATTCGTACTATAGATACCTAGTCAGAAAGTGGGCGTCAGATCTAGGGTTGGATTCTAACCTTTATGGCACTCACTCAATGAGGCGAACCAAAGCGACATTAGTTTATGCAAAAACGAAAAATATTCGAGCGGTGCAGCTTTTGCTGGGACATACAAAGGTAGATAACACGATTCGCTATCTTGGTGTTGAATTAGAAGACGCATTGTTACTTTCAGAAGGCACTGATTGTTAG
- a CDS encoding GNAT family N-acetyltransferase — protein MSVNIRSAVISDSKAISELILPLAKKYICPTCDASAHYILLNSMSEENVGKYLSTNYNYVIAVTANDEVVGVAGVRDNSHLYHLFVDDNFQGNGLSRQLWEAVKEESIKNGNSGIFTVNSAVNAESVYSRFGFKRTEGIRNRQGMIDIPMLLDLEY, from the coding sequence ATGAGCGTAAATATCAGAAGTGCAGTAATCAGTGATTCGAAGGCAATCAGTGAATTAATCTTACCTTTAGCAAAAAAATATATTTGTCCTACTTGTGATGCGTCTGCACACTATATTTTGCTCAATTCAATGTCAGAGGAAAATGTAGGAAAGTATTTATCCACCAATTACAACTATGTTATTGCCGTGACTGCGAATGATGAAGTGGTTGGCGTGGCTGGAGTTCGAGACAACTCTCATTTATATCACCTTTTTGTCGATGATAATTTTCAGGGCAATGGGCTTTCCCGCCAATTATGGGAAGCGGTTAAAGAAGAATCAATAAAAAATGGGAACAGCGGTATCTTTACGGTTAACTCGGCGGTAAATGCAGAAAGCGTATACTCACGGTTTGGTTTTAAACGCACTGAGGGCATCAGAAATCGGCAAGGAATGATTGATATTCCAATGCTGTTAGATCTTGAGTACTAA
- a CDS encoding NAD-dependent epimerase/dehydratase family protein, producing the protein MKVLIAGANGYIGSHVTKMFVESGFEVSTYSRASGVLPDARKLTKVPADLSGYFDIVVNCARPHWSEFSPEEIVDIESKLLTQLDRLAAEGATKIHTSGVWLFGNASHNDLKVFRLKPLDVVKLDAVTIGRAIKKKWHVVYCPSLVYGGENCQLKRIVDSLSDQTIQVAIPSQGHNQYIHVNDIARFYLSLVQGRISSAQHFIAETKGYSPEEFSQLLLDSRIIKKVSKSNWREFENIFGFSAVEIEKLNLKLPVSPLFEPKESLRKYIENYTYKRLRFQDTLSNPNLAC; encoded by the coding sequence ATGAAAGTACTTATTGCAGGAGCCAATGGATATATTGGTAGCCACGTGACGAAGATGTTTGTTGAAAGTGGTTTTGAAGTTTCGACATACAGCAGGGCTAGCGGTGTCCTACCTGATGCTAGAAAGCTCACTAAAGTGCCCGCAGATTTATCTGGTTACTTTGATATTGTTGTAAATTGTGCTCGTCCACATTGGTCAGAATTTTCGCCAGAGGAAATAGTTGATATAGAGTCCAAGCTGCTAACGCAGTTGGATAGGCTAGCGGCTGAAGGTGCGACCAAAATTCACACTTCGGGCGTTTGGCTATTCGGTAATGCGTCTCACAACGACCTCAAAGTGTTTAGGTTGAAGCCTTTAGATGTGGTGAAACTGGACGCAGTTACAATAGGTCGTGCTATTAAAAAGAAGTGGCATGTAGTTTATTGTCCTAGTTTGGTTTATGGCGGTGAAAACTGTCAGCTAAAGCGAATTGTCGACTCTTTATCTGACCAAACGATTCAAGTAGCTATACCATCTCAAGGTCATAACCAATACATCCACGTCAATGACATCGCAAGGTTTTATTTATCGTTGGTGCAAGGTCGAATTTCCTCAGCACAACATTTTATTGCCGAGACTAAGGGGTATAGCCCTGAAGAGTTTTCCCAGTTGTTGCTGGACTCTCGAATCATAAAAAAAGTCAGCAAAAGTAATTGGCGTGAGTTTGAAAATATCTTTGGCTTTTCGGCAGTAGAAATAGAAAAACTGAATCTTAAACTTCCAGTTAGCCCTTTGTTTGAACCGAAAGAGTCCTTAAGGAAGTACATAGAAAATTACACATACAAGCGTTTAAGGTTTCAAGATACTTTGTCTAATCCCAATCTCGCATGTTAG
- a CDS encoding DUF6538 domain-containing protein, whose product MRYLTRKPSGIWYFRYQIPKAFQAQFYNRTEFKRSLHTRDYQRAALLALKLELELRQKIAEPENQFDSTQINGEPVLVSVTTKSRLHILVKPNRTPDFVIFHSRLALNHQA is encoded by the coding sequence ATGCGCTATCTCACTAGAAAACCATCTGGAATTTGGTACTTTCGCTATCAAATACCTAAAGCATTTCAAGCTCAATTCTATAATCGAACTGAATTTAAAAGATCCTTGCACACAAGAGATTATCAGCGTGCTGCTTTACTTGCGCTGAAGTTAGAGCTTGAACTTAGGCAAAAGATTGCTGAGCCCGAAAATCAATTTGACTCCACACAGATCAATGGCGAACCTGTCTTAGTGTCTGTTACGACTAAATCTAGATTACATATTCTGGTCAAGCCCAATAGGACACCTGACTTTGTAATTTTTCATAGTCGATTGGCGTTAAATCACCAAGCGTAG